In Haloarcula limicola, the genomic stretch CCCCGAGGCGGTCGCCCGCGAACTGACCGCCCTGCGGAACCGCGCCGACAGTCTGGAGTCGCAGGTCGAGACTCTCGACGGGGAGACGGCGGAGTTAGAGGACAAGCTCAAGCGCAAACAGGCGGAGTTCCAGAACTACAAGAAGCGGATGAAAAAGCGCCGCGAAGAGGAGAAACAGCGCGCCACCGAGGACCTCGTGACCCGCGTCCTCGACGTCCGCGACAACCTCGAACGGGCGCTCGACCAGGACGAGGACGCCGACATCCGCGACGGCGTCGAATCGACGCTCCGCCAGCTCGACGACGTGCTGGCCGCCGAGAACGTCGAAGTCATCGACCCCCAGCCCGGCGAGGGCGTCGACCCGACTCGGCATCAGGTCCTCGCGCGGGTCGAGAGCGAGGAGGAACCCGACGCGATCGCGGACGTCCACCGACCCGGCTACGAGATGGCCGAGAAGGTGCTCCGCGAGGCGCAGGTCACCGTCAGCGAAGAGGAGTAGCACCGCCGTCGGAGTGTGTTTCCACGTAGGGCAT encodes the following:
- a CDS encoding nucleotide exchange factor GrpE, translated to MTDQDAAEEQSTETAGDTEDVESAPDDVDAADVDLDDVADGETADQELVERVADSDPEAVARELTALRNRADSLESQVETLDGETAELEDKLKRKQAEFQNYKKRMKKRREEEKQRATEDLVTRVLDVRDNLERALDQDEDADIRDGVESTLRQLDDVLAAENVEVIDPQPGEGVDPTRHQVLARVESEEEPDAIADVHRPGYEMAEKVLREAQVTVSEEE